The following is a genomic window from Branchiostoma lanceolatum isolate klBraLanc5 chromosome 10, klBraLanc5.hap2, whole genome shotgun sequence.
CCTCTGCGTCTTCAAGAGCTAAGTCAATGTCTTCTTTCAAGTGTTGTGTGGTATTTCTCTGTTGAACCACAAAAAAGGGCAGCCATTGAGAAGAGTACAAAGCGCTCCAGAAAGACGTAAAAAAAGTAGAATTTCATCACTAATTCCCTTGTGTTATATTCCTCTTGCAGCAAAGATGCCGGTCTCCACCACGTCGTACCAGCCTGTGGAAACGTTCGAGCGGCAGTCGGCTGCGGGAGTGTTCCAGCTGCTGGACTACAAGCAGGTCTTCCATCACTAATTCCCTTGTGTTATATTCCTCTTACAGCAAAGATGCCGACCTCCACCACGTCGTACCAGCCTGTAGAGACGTTTGAGCGGCAGTCGGCTGCGGGAGTGTTCCAGCTGCTGGACTACAAGCCCGGGGACGGCTTCCCCCCGTCCCGCATCACCGACCTGGAGGTCGTCAAGGTCTCCTACTCCGACCGGACCGTGCTACTGCGCTGGACGGCGCCCGGAGACGACTATGACCAAGGACAAGGTTAGTACACTTCGGTGTTTAAACTTGTCTCTAACAGACTGGTAAAATGCTAGACTGAATACGGTAGGGTAGGTCTCCTACTCCGACCGGACCGTGCTGCTGCGCTGGACGGCGCCAGGAGACGACTATGACCAAGGGCAAGGTAAGAACGCTACGGTGTTTTCAGGATTCAGCCGAGGTCGTGAAAGAGTCCTACTCCGACCGGTTTAGTTGAGGTCGTGAAGGAGTCCTACTCCGACCGGACCGTGCTGCTGCGCTGGACGGCGCCAGGAGACGACTAGGACCAAGGACAAGGTAGGAACACGACGGTGTTTTATGGGGGTTGGGTGGGGTTAGTTGAGGTCATCCAGGTCTCCTACTCTGACCGGACCGTGCTGCTCCGCTGGACGGCACCCGAAGACGACTATGACCAAGGACAAGGTAAGAACGCTACGGTGTTTTCAGGATACAGTCGAAGTCGTGAAAGAGTCCTACTCCGACCGGTTTAGTTAGGTCGTGAAGGTCTCCTACACCGACTGGACCGTGCTGCTGCGCTGGACGGCACCCGGAGACGACTATGACTAAGGACGAGGTAGGAACGCTACGGTGTTGTAGACGACCAGTAGATCTAGCACTTTGAGGCATTAATGTACAGTAAAGGTCTTTCGTttcatttattcagatttaaGAAAATGTTAGGGCGGAATATTGTATACTACGTAGCTGTAACGTTTTGTGACTACTGGGATTCTCTCACAGTTTGGATGAGTAGCTGTCAGAGAGACTTAGCCGTCAGAAAACGTTAGATCTTCCAACCTCACATCCGCTTGGTGTGCAAAATGCTCATTTGAACTAGCCGTCGATCAACAGTGCAGGGGTGCCTAATCAAAATTTTGCAAAGACAACCATGACGGAGCACGGATAGAAAGCTAGCTGAAATTGCTGACGTCATATTTCTGAAAGATCATGTGCCATGCTTGAATGGGTCTTCATTCCTGAAGACGACCAAAGGGTCGATCAAAGGGTTTGAAtcgttttgtttctttaagaTGGTTTGACCAAGATTCATTTTCTGTCTGAGCAGCAACTCAGTACGATGTGCGCATGAGCCGTGACACCCGCTCCCTGCGCTCCGGGTTCGACCGCGCCACCCCCGTGAACGGCTCCATGCTGACCAGCGGCAGCCTCAGCAACCCGGTCCCCGCCGGCTTCCACGAGTACATCCAGGTCCTGGTGCCGCTCTCGGACGACAAGACCGTCGTCTTCGCCGTCACGTAGGTTCCTGCAGCTCTGTAGAGTTCCTTAGCTTCCTGCAATTCTCTGTGTTTTCGCAAGGGTGTGTTTAACTGTTGGCCTCTTCTTCGATGAATTCGAAGTCGCTCCTTTTGAGGGCCTTTTGAGCAAGTGATCTTAAAATTTCAGTGTAaagagtgaagtgaggaaaatggTGAAATTTGCTGAACGACATAGATTTGGGGCCTGACAGAGATTCGAACCCTGAATCTTTGGTCAAGCTACCGCAAGTGTTATCTTTTAATCTCTAGCATGATTAATGCATGTTCCTACGTTCAGTGCTCAAGATGCCAGCGGGAACACCGGAGGAGCCTCCAACTTCGTGTCGGTGACGTTTGACTACCAGGACAGCTACGGGGAGGGGTCAGATGGCGGCTCCGGGCCCAGCGCAGCCATGATCGGCGCCATCGTTGGGGGTGAGGATGGCTTCAAATTGTCTTTCCTTTTTCAAAACGCCTGCAATCGTTTTCAGTAACTCGGCCTCTAGACCTAGCCGTCGAGAGCCGGTTGAATCGCTCACGCGATTTGCACGCTACTgggaagggttgcagtccttagggcAGGACGTTAAACCGTGGTCCGAAATCCAATATAATAGTACATTGATCATTCAATCGgcactgatgaaactattctcGCACAAAACGATGTCAACTTCCAATCATACCTTGTATTTCTCATTGCCATGACTACGCAGGTGTGCTTGGGGCGGCTCTGATCATCGGCGTGTCGATCGTGATCGCGGTGAAGATCTCCAGCGGCAAGACCCGGATCCGCGAGATCCggatcacccccagggacaacTTCGGCGCCGACGTGGATCTGCCCCCCTACAGCGGACCCCAGGGCAAGATGGACGCGACTGCGCATGCCTGAACCTATCCTCCTGTGAACTAGAGCTCCTGACCAATCACCGCGAGATGATTCTGGAATTGATGACGGCATCAAAATTCTGGAAcagatgacgtaatcaaatttCGGGtactgatgacgtcattgaaaTCTGGACCTGATAACATCATCAAAATTCTggaactgatgacgtcatcaaaattctaaaactgatgacgtcatcaaaattctaaaactgatgacgtcattgaaTTTCTAgaactgatgacgtcattgaaTTTCTAgaactgatgacgtcattaaaattctggaactgatgacgtcatcagaatTCTGGAACTGATGGCGTCATCAAAATGATTACACAAAGTTGCTGACGTAGATATTTTTGTTGCTTTGAAAAATTCTCCCTACCTCATGATTTGATGATCTTAAAGAAAGTATTTTTGTTCTAGTTCTTCTTTATCAAATAATATGATGTGATTATATGTATCTCAGAGTGTTCGATATATTTGGGTATTTGAAGTGTGTTTATTTGCTGTGGGATGAACCAGTTCAGATCGTATTAAACTACATGCAAAGTTGGAGATGTTTAAGTTTATTAACTGCCTGACAAGAATTGAGGAAAATAACGTATTATGATCATACTTTACCTGCTTTGCGCTAAAACAGCTTTTCCCACCCTGACATCAGGCTCATCTCTGGCAGCATATCTCCATACCACTTTTCATAACTTACAGAATTAAACATTTTAAAAGACAGAACTCCATAGTTTATGAACGGTCTGTAGCACTGCCACTGGAAGTTACATGCTCAAAGTTTCCGTATTTCTCTATCTGCTGTGTACGTTTGCTGTGCTTGTTTGATTGTGTGTGCCGTGTACATGTTGTTCAAGATGATTTAGAAAACCTGTATCTCTACGTGCGTACTGTTCTTTCATAGTCTTCCAATAGAGAGTTTTCACTATTTTACCATTGACAATGTTTGAAGAAATACGTGACTATTGTTTCCTATGAGAATAAAGCTATTAGTTTTTTGCGAATCGACATGCTTATAAAGACAGATTATTTGAAAAATGCGTGTGTATCATTTCATTTCTGCGTTTTGCTCTTTTTTACATTGAATATGGAAGTTTTAATCAGAAGGAAGACCAGGAGAAATTCTTTTCTTCTttggccacactgacttgattttattatagtctttaccagactaatcgcgccggctatagggagaatatttgccgggggactttggccatggagggtaacattcgcaggaGCAGTCTAGGATTGTCTATTTGACCCTCTCTagatctccgtagccgactcccttcatacaattgactctatttagccgatttctactattttcccagcgaccagcggaggctggtagagcctaattTTATTACCGGACAGCTGTAGTGATGTAATTTCTTCCCGATTATGCGCACCACCTGGCGACATGtgaatgaagtacatgtaatgtgtcCGGTACGGGGGCGATGGAAATTACAGCGCTTGCCACGATGACCATCAAATATAGACATCAGATCTCTTCATGGATATCAATATTACAATATAGAACCCTTGTGAGAGACATTTTGTCTACGTTTATTCGACTTTTATCAAATAACACAGGCCCTAAATCAACTCAATGCGCTCTCAAGAGTACTTAAAACATTGTCAAGATGCCAGATAAAACCGTCAAGATGCCAAGCATGATAACCACGCGTCAAAACACTCAAGGCTTCGTAGGGGACTGACATTCTTCTGTCCGGGGAACCACGCAGGCATTCCTCTACACCCGGTAGTCACGTAAAACACGACTGGCCTCTATTTGAACCGATCTTACTATAAGGTGCGGAAGGAAGTGGGAATTAGTCTTAAGGGTGAAAGGTTACTGGGTGATACGTACAGATGAGGTTGAGTTTATTTTGATACAAATTTAGCTTGACGTAAATAATGATGACTTCATTGTAAACACATGCTCACAGGTTAATTGTTAATTTACAATGAGCAATaaaaataaaacctccttgcatataCATACATGATAACAAAACAGTATATGTACTGTTGTGTTTATTTTCAACAACTTTTAGCTTGCATTTAGCAGGCTACTCTTGTGTTACGATACAACATCGGCATAGTATGAATGCACT
Proteins encoded in this region:
- the LOC136443113 gene encoding calcium-activated chloride channel regulator 2-like, producing the protein MPTSTTSYQPVETFERQSAAGVFQLLDYKPGDGFPPSRITDLEVVKVSYSDRTVLLRWTAPGDDYDQGQATQYDVRMSRDTRSLRSGFDRATPVNGSMLTSGSLSNPVPAGFHEYIQVLVPLSDDKTVVFAVTAQDASGNTGGASNFVSVTFDYQDSYGEGSDGGSGPSAAMIGAIVGGVLGAALIIGVSIVIAVKISSGKTRIREIRITPRDNFGADVDLPPYSGPQGKMDATAHA